DNA sequence from the Egibacteraceae bacterium genome:
CTGGTCAGGGTGAAGGGCGGGGCGCCCACCGTGAGCAGCAGCCCGCCGGTCACGAAGGCCGCGGCCACCGTCGCGCCCGCGCCCGCGGTCGCGTCCATGCGGGCGGTGGCGACCTGGCGGGCCACCTCGACCACGACCACCGCCAGCACGACGCCGAGCACCCACCGGAAGCCGTCCGGCAGGGACCGCAGGAGCAGCAGGCCCCCCGCGCCGAGCCCCACCACCAGCCCGGCCAGCGCCGTGGCCCCCAGCACGTCGGTGACGTCATGGCGCCGCCCGAAGGCCAGCATGGCCAGGAACGTGGCGAGCACCCCGCCCGCGACGAGGTCGGGCGTGGCGGTCCAGCCCTGCTCGGGACGCAGGGCGACCAGCGCGGGCAGGCCCACCGCCGGGATGGCCGCCGCCAGCACGACGGGGCGGGGGCCGGCGCTGCCCAGCACGCTGCTGAGGTCCACCAGCAGCAGTACCGCCAGGACCACCACGACGACGGCGAACGGCCGGGGTCCGGCGACCAGGGCGATGACCGCGGCCAGCCCCGTCACCGCGCCCACCGGGACGGCGGTCACCGGCACGGCGGTCACCGGCGGGCTCCACGCCAGGTTCCACGGCGGGCTCCGCGGTGGGGTCGGGGCGTGGCGGGCGTGGCGCCCCCGCGGCCTTCACGGTGGGGTCGGGGCGTGGCGGGCGTGGCGCCCCCGCGGCCTTCACGGCGGGGTCGGGGCGTGGCGGGCGTGGCGCCCCCGCCGCCCCCGCCGCTGAACGGTGGCAGCAGCGCGATCTCCGACCCGTCGGCCACCTCGACGGCGGTGTCGCGGCCGACCGGGTCGCCGTCGACCAGGACCGTGCACACCGCCAGCC
Encoded proteins:
- a CDS encoding MoaD/ThiS family protein is translated as MAVRVRLFAAVRDAAGTSETTVEPGPLPAVLDQLRDRYREPFPARLAVCTVLVDGDPVGRDTAVEVADGSEIALLPPFSGGGGGGATPATPRPRREGRGGATPATPRPHREGRGGATPATPRPHRGARRGTWRGARR